The Thermococcus henrietii genome segment CACCGCTGAAAACTATACAGGAGAGTAGATAAACTTTTGGAAAACCGTTAAAAATTCGAACGTCGAAGTATTACAGGTGGAATCGAGAAACCAAAAGGTTTTTAAATAGAGAGACATATGTAATAATAAAGTTGCATATGGAGAGGTGAAAGAACCATGAGGAGATTCTTTGGCGTTCTGCTGGTTGGCATACTGCTCCTCAGCGTCCTGGGAGCAGGCTGCATAAGCACAGGGACAACCACTGGAACCAAAACAAGCGGCGGAGGGGCTGGAAAGAGAAGCGCCGACCAGTTGCCCAACGCCGTCAACGAGAACGGCAACGTAAACACGGGGGATTTGAAATCGTACATTGACTCGGTGCCAGCCGGTACCTTAACCCCGGAGGAGAAGGACGGCCTGCTTTACATGGTTGAGGAGGAAAGCTAGCACACGACGTTTACATTAAACTCTACGAGAAGTGGGGGCTTACGATATTCAAAAACATCGCCGAGAGCGAGAGCACACACGTGAACGCCGTTCGCTCGCTCCTTGAGAAGTACAACATAACCGACCCAACTGCCAACGAGCCCGTTGGAGTGTTCACCAATCCTGACTTACAGGCGCTTTATGACCAGCTGATTGAGATGGGTAGCAAGAGCGAGGTTGATGCACTCATGGTTGGAGCCCTGATAGAGGAGACAGACATCATCGACCTCCAGGAGAGAATTGACCAGACTAACAAGCTCGACATAATAGCGGTTTACGAGAACCTCATGAAGGGAAGCAGAAACCACCTCCGTTCGTTCGTCAAGACTCTCTCCAGTTATGGGGTGACCTACGAGCCCCAGCTCCTTAGCAAGGCCGAGTACGAGGAGATAATAGGCTCGGAGATGGAGACGGGGCAGGGAAAGGGCAAAGGGCACTGACGCAGTTCAGGTCCATGAGTCGTCCAAAAGATTTTTCATGACTTTTTGAATATTTTTCGACAAAACTTTTCTATTATGCAATATCAAATTGTTAGATTATTCCCCCCAGAAACGCCGTTAAAAGGCCCTAATGACATGACATCTCGTCAAAAAAATATATGAAAGATTAGTCTAAAGTTATTCAAAGATAACAAAGGACAACAATATAACACAAAATAACAAAATAAGCTTTGATATAGACAGATGAACCAAAAGTAGTATAACACACAGTTACGAACATTTTTCGAAGGTTCCTCTGGAACAAATCGCACGGTGGTGGCAAAGATGTTCAGTCCAGGTAGCGACGGTTTTATGCTGATAGCGGCTGCGCTGGTGTTTATAATGACCCCCGGTTTGGCTTTGTTCTACGGGGGTATGGTCAACAAGAAGAACGCGGTAACGATGATGATGCAGAACTTCTTCTCTGCTGGGTGGACGACTGTAATCTGGGTCCTCTTCGGTTTCAGCCTAGCCTTTGGACCTGACGTCAAAGGTATAATCGGAAACGCCCACTACTTCTTCCTGAACAACATAACCCCGAGCACCCTCTACCCAGGGAACCATGTAATCAGCATGTACACATTCATGGTCTACCAGCTCATGTTCGCCATAATCACCCCGGTTCTCATGACGGGAGCCTTCGCCGACAGAATGCGCTTCAAGGCCTTCATCGTCTTCATGACCCTCTGGCTGTTCCTCGTGTACTTCCCCTTCGCCCACTGGCTCTGGGGCGGTGGCTTCCTGCAGAAGTGGGGCGTTGAGGACTTCGCCGGTGGAATAGTCGTCCACACGAGCGCCGGTTTCGGTGCCCTTGCAGTGATAGCTTACCTCGGCGCGAGAAAGCACGTAAAGGAAGGGAACCACAGCCTCCCGCTGATACTCATCGGAACGGCCCTGCTCTGGTTCGGCTGGTTCGGCTTCAACGCTGGCTCGGCTTTGAGGGTCAACGTCGACACCAACGTGGCATTCGTCAACACGATGGAGGCGGCCGCCTTCGCCGCGGTTACGTGGATGTTCCTCGACTACTGGAGAACCGGAAAGTGGAGCGCCCTCGGTTTCATGACGGGCTCGATAGCGGGCCTCGCGACAGTTACCCCCACGGCGGGATTCATAAGCCCGCAGGCCGCGATGATTGTCGGCGTTCTCTCGGCAATAATCTGCCACCTGGCGGTTGACTTCAAGAACAAGAGAGGCTGGGACGATGCCCTCGACGTCTGGGGCGTTCACGGCATCGGTGGTTTCTCCGGAATAATCCTCCTTGGAATCTTCGGAAGCTCGGCGATACTCGGAAGCAACGGTTTACTCCATGGGGACGCCACTTTCTTCGCCAAGCAGGTCGCCGCGGCGGTCTTCTGTGCAATCTACGCCTTCGTGGTGACCTACATCCTGATATGGATAACTGACAAGATAACCCCCGTCCGCGTTCCCGAGGAGGCCGAGAAGACCGGTCTTGACGCCTACGAGTGGGCCGAGGCGACCTACGTGGACGCCTGACCCCTCTTTCTGTTCTTTTCACTTTCCTCAGAGTCGTAGAGGAGCATCCCTTCCCGTCGGGAAGAGGCCAGGAGCTCACCGTTCTTATCGAAGACCCACGCGCCTCCCGGAGGGTAGCTGTTGACGATGAACGCCTTAACGCCGAGCAACTTTACCCGCTCCGCCATCGCCCTAACGTCATCTTCGTTAAGCTCCCCGTAGTCAGGCGAGTACTCCATCGGCACGAACAGGTAGTCCGGCCCCTTCCGCTTAACCCACTTCGCTATCCTCTTGTTGTAGAGGTCGCCACAGATGATTACCGCCACCTTTCCGAACTCCGTCTTCGCGGTCCGGACGGTGTTGCCGGTGCAGAACTTCATCGGCTCCTGGAACTTCCTGTGCTTGAGGAGGACCTCGCCGTTGCGCCCGATGAGAAGGGCCGAGTTGTAGACGCAGTTCTTGTAGGGCTCGGGGAGGCCGAAGACGACGTAGACTCCCGCCTCCCGTGCGAGCACGCTCACCCTCTCGACTATCTCGCCGTAAAGCCCCGCCCCGCTGAAGTCCCACTCCTCA includes the following:
- a CDS encoding DUF2202 domain-containing protein, with product MFKNIAESESTHVNAVRSLLEKYNITDPTANEPVGVFTNPDLQALYDQLIEMGSKSEVDALMVGALIEETDIIDLQERIDQTNKLDIIAVYENLMKGSRNHLRSFVKTLSSYGVTYEPQLLSKAEYEEIIGSEMETGQGKGKGH
- a CDS encoding ammonium transporter encodes the protein MFSPGSDGFMLIAAALVFIMTPGLALFYGGMVNKKNAVTMMMQNFFSAGWTTVIWVLFGFSLAFGPDVKGIIGNAHYFFLNNITPSTLYPGNHVISMYTFMVYQLMFAIITPVLMTGAFADRMRFKAFIVFMTLWLFLVYFPFAHWLWGGGFLQKWGVEDFAGGIVVHTSAGFGALAVIAYLGARKHVKEGNHSLPLILIGTALLWFGWFGFNAGSALRVNVDTNVAFVNTMEAAAFAAVTWMFLDYWRTGKWSALGFMTGSIAGLATVTPTAGFISPQAAMIVGVLSAIICHLAVDFKNKRGWDDALDVWGVHGIGGFSGIILLGIFGSSAILGSNGLLHGDATFFAKQVAAAVFCAIYAFVVTYILIWITDKITPVRVPEEAEKTGLDAYEWAEATYVDA
- a CDS encoding carbon-nitrogen hydrolase family protein; the protein is MKVALIPMRVEVGNFEANWREFERRFNEALKRGPDFLVFPEYCLTGFEEWDFSGAGLYGEIVERVSVLAREAGVYVVFGLPEPYKNCVYNSALLIGRNGEVLLKHRKFQEPMKFCTGNTVRTAKTEFGKVAVIICGDLYNKRIAKWVKRKGPDYLFVPMEYSPDYGELNEDDVRAMAERVKLLGVKAFIVNSYPPGGAWVFDKNGELLASSRREGMLLYDSEESEKNRKRGQAST